From a region of the Fusobacteria bacterium ZRK30 genome:
- a CDS encoding PC4/YdbC family ssDNA-binding protein, translating into MSKSDIKHEITERIAILSEHGNGWTKELNKVSWNGRTAKYDLRDWHHEDDKIGKGITLTEDEIRNLKEVLNAIEL; encoded by the coding sequence ATGAGTAAGAGTGATATTAAACATGAAATAACGGAACGTATTGCAATTTTGTCAGAGCATGGTAACGGTTGGACAAAAGAGCTCAATAAGGTAAGTTGGAATGGCCGAACTGCAAAATATGATTTAAGAGATTGGCATCATGAGGATGACAAAATAGGCAAAGGAATAACTCTAACTGAAGATGAAATACGCAATCTCAAAGAAGTATTGAATGCAATAGAATTGTAG